Proteins encoded within one genomic window of Ideonella dechloratans:
- the leuC gene encoding 3-isopropylmalate dehydratase large subunit, with translation MTARTLYDKLWDDHVVHTEEDGTAVLYIDRQLLHEVTSPQAFEGLDLAGRKVWRLSANLAVSDHNVPTTDRSHGIADPVSKLQVDTLDANCDRNGITQFKMGDIRQGIVHVIGPEQGATLPGMTVVCGDSHTSTHGAFGALAHGIGTSEVEHVLATQTLLAKKAKNMLVKVEGALPKGCGAKDIVLAIIGKIGTAGGTGYTIEFAGSAIRALSMEGRMTVCNMAIEAGARAGLVAVDDTTINYVKGRPFSPSGVELEQAIAYWRTLHSDPGAHFDKVVELDAAQIRPQVTWGTSPEMVLSIEDRVPDPDKEKDAVKRDAMERALTYMGLEPNKALADVRIDKVFIGSCTNSRIEDMREAAAVVKRVGGRIAANVKLALVVPGSGLVKAQAEAEGLDQVFKAAGFEWREPGCSMCLAMNADRLEPGERCASTSNRNFEGRQGAGGRTHLVSPAMAAAAAMAGHFVDVRRIA, from the coding sequence ATGACCGCTCGCACCCTCTACGACAAGCTGTGGGACGACCACGTCGTCCACACCGAGGAAGACGGCACCGCCGTGCTCTACATCGACCGCCAGCTGCTGCACGAAGTGACCAGCCCGCAGGCCTTCGAGGGCCTGGATCTGGCCGGCCGCAAGGTCTGGCGCCTGTCGGCCAACCTGGCGGTGAGTGACCACAACGTGCCCACCACCGACCGCAGCCACGGCATCGCCGACCCGGTCTCCAAGCTGCAGGTGGACACGCTGGACGCCAACTGCGACCGCAACGGCATCACCCAGTTCAAGATGGGCGACATCCGCCAGGGCATCGTCCACGTGATCGGCCCGGAGCAGGGCGCCACGCTGCCCGGCATGACGGTGGTCTGCGGCGACAGCCACACCTCGACCCACGGGGCCTTCGGTGCGCTGGCCCACGGCATCGGCACGTCTGAAGTGGAGCATGTGCTGGCCACCCAGACCCTGCTGGCCAAAAAGGCCAAGAACATGCTGGTCAAGGTGGAAGGCGCGCTGCCCAAGGGCTGCGGCGCCAAGGACATCGTGCTGGCCATCATCGGCAAGATCGGCACGGCCGGCGGCACCGGCTACACCATCGAGTTTGCCGGCTCGGCCATCCGCGCCCTGAGCATGGAAGGCCGCATGACGGTGTGCAACATGGCCATCGAGGCGGGTGCCCGTGCCGGCCTCGTGGCGGTGGACGACACCACGATCAACTACGTCAAGGGCCGCCCCTTCAGTCCCAGCGGTGTGGAGCTGGAGCAGGCCATCGCCTACTGGCGCACGCTGCACTCCGACCCCGGCGCCCACTTCGACAAGGTGGTCGAGCTGGACGCCGCACAGATCCGCCCGCAGGTCACCTGGGGCACCTCGCCCGAGATGGTGCTGTCCATCGAGGACCGCGTGCCCGATCCCGACAAGGAGAAGGACGCTGTCAAGCGCGACGCCATGGAGCGCGCGCTGACCTACATGGGCCTGGAGCCCAACAAGGCGCTGGCCGACGTGCGCATCGACAAGGTCTTCATCGGCTCCTGCACCAACAGCCGCATCGAGGACATGCGCGAGGCCGCTGCGGTGGTCAAGCGCGTGGGCGGGCGCATCGCCGCCAACGTCAAGCTGGCGCTGGTGGTGCCGGGTTCGGGCCTGGTGAAGGCGCAGGCCGAGGCCGAGGGCCTGGACCAGGTCTTCAAGGCCGCCGGCTTCGAGTGGCGCGAGCCGGGCTGCAGCATGTGCCTGGCCATGAATGCCGACCGGCTGGAGCCGGGCGAGCGCTGCGCCTCCACCTCCAACCGCAATTTCGAGGGCCGTCAGGGCGCGGGGGGCCGCACCCACCTGGTCAGCCCGGCCATGGCCGCTGCCGCCGCGATGGCCGGCCACTTCGTGGACGTTCGTCGCATCGCCTGA
- a CDS encoding entericidin A/B family lipoprotein, translating into MIKKLLFVLAGLSVVLLTACNTIEGMGKDIQKAGESIEGAAKKK; encoded by the coding sequence GTGATCAAGAAGCTGCTGTTCGTGCTGGCCGGTCTGTCGGTGGTGCTGCTGACCGCCTGCAACACCATCGAGGGCATGGGCAAGGACATCCAGAAGGCCGGCGAGAGCATCGAAGGCGCGGCCAAGAAGAAGTGA